In Anaerolineales bacterium, the following proteins share a genomic window:
- a CDS encoding LCP family protein translates to MLPKTMKKPFFQRLAQRFGAMSTLQKILSVAFVLATLATALTAFNLARQFIVSTTSFSLPGLALSQNDPDEPSGSGAPQVAQNLTPTLTEWDGTSRVTILLMGLDARDWASGDGPPRTDSMILFTFDPASNTAGMLSIPRDLWVDVPGFGHNKINAAYQLGEGARLPGGGPGLAIKTVEQFLGITINYYAQIDFSAFERFVDLIGGVKLTVQNSVDVQIIGQELPVRIYPGRQVLNGAYALAYARARHSEDGDFDRARRQQEVILGIRQQLMRDDVRNLLISRGFQIYQDLSSGVNTNMTLEEMFSLGFTLRNVEPSEIRQAVIAPPDYVAPATSPDGLAILKPITENIRTLRDEMFTTGTVRSVVAASSASQVNMQAEAASVAVYNGSGNSGLADSTRAYLQAQGFNIVTTGNANPVNATTLIDYTGNPYTLQYLVELMGVTPGYIFNRYDPTSQVDVEVIVGPNWAPPSQ, encoded by the coding sequence TTGCTACCCAAAACTATGAAAAAACCCTTCTTTCAACGTCTTGCCCAGCGCTTCGGCGCCATGAGCACGCTGCAAAAAATCCTCTCGGTGGCCTTCGTGCTGGCCACGCTGGCTACCGCGCTGACCGCCTTCAATTTGGCGCGCCAGTTTATCGTCAGCACCACCTCCTTCAGCCTGCCCGGCCTGGCTCTCTCGCAGAACGATCCCGATGAGCCCAGCGGCAGCGGTGCCCCCCAGGTGGCCCAGAACCTGACGCCGACCCTGACGGAGTGGGACGGCACCTCGCGCGTGACGATCCTGCTGATGGGCCTGGATGCGCGTGATTGGGCATCGGGAGACGGCCCGCCGCGCACCGATTCGATGATCCTGTTCACTTTTGACCCGGCCAGCAACACCGCCGGCATGCTCTCGATCCCGCGTGACCTATGGGTGGATGTGCCCGGCTTCGGCCACAACAAGATCAACGCCGCCTACCAATTGGGCGAAGGCGCCCGCCTGCCCGGCGGCGGCCCCGGCCTGGCGATCAAGACCGTGGAGCAGTTCCTCGGCATTACGATCAACTATTACGCCCAGATCGATTTCAGCGCCTTTGAACGCTTCGTCGATCTGATTGGCGGCGTCAAGCTCACCGTGCAAAACAGTGTGGATGTGCAGATCATCGGGCAAGAGCTGCCCGTGCGTATCTACCCCGGCCGCCAGGTACTGAATGGCGCCTATGCGCTCGCTTACGCGCGCGCCCGCCACAGCGAAGATGGTGACTTTGACCGCGCTCGCCGCCAGCAGGAAGTGATCCTCGGCATTCGCCAGCAACTGATGCGCGATGATGTACGCAACCTGCTGATCTCCCGTGGCTTCCAGATCTATCAAGATCTTTCCAGCGGTGTCAATACCAATATGACCCTGGAAGAGATGTTCTCGCTGGGCTTTACCCTGCGTAATGTCGAGCCCAGCGAAATTCGCCAGGCGGTCATCGCTCCGCCGGATTATGTCGCCCCGGCCACCTCGCCGGATGGCTTGGCGATCCTCAAGCCGATCACCGAAAACATCCGCACCTTGCGTGATGAAATGTTCACCACCGGCACCGTGCGCAGCGTCGTGGCGGCCAGTAGCGCCTCGCAGGTGAACATGCAGGCCGAGGCGGCCAGCGTGGCCGTCTACAACGGCTCGGGTAACTCCGGCCTGGCGGATAGCACCCGCGCCTACCTGCAGGCCCAGGGCTTCAACATCGTCACCACGGGCAATGCCAACCCGGTGAACGCCACCACGCTGATCGACTACACCGGCAATCCCTACACCTTGCAATACCTGGTGGAGTTGATGGGCGTAACCCCCGGCTATATCTTCAATCGGTATGACCCCACCAGCCAGGTAGACGTGGAAGTCATCGTGGGGCCCAACTGGGCGCCGCCCAGCCAGTAA